ACACGCTGGGGTACTACACCTGCGCGGAGAACACCTGCGACGGCGGTACGTGCGGCCGGCAGTTCTCCGAGGCGACGTGCGACACCACCTGCGGACAGCCGGCAACCTGCGGATACGACTACTGCGGTACGTATCCGGGCCAGGGCTGCCCCAACTCGCAGTGGTACTGCACCGACTGCAAGTGGGTGTGCTGAGGAACGGTCGGTCGGTGTCACCGCGCGAAGTACGGTCCGCGCATCGCGGATGATGAGGGTGAGACGTTCCCGGCTCCGGCTCGGGGCGTCTACTCCGTGCGCGTGGAAAGCAGCGTCTTGTGAGAGCTTCCAGTTTCTGACAGATTGAGGGACTCCCTTTTACGCCACCCCGCGACACCGGAATCTGCCGGACGAGCGGGAGCCGTACACCTGTACCGGAGAACGACCATGGATAAGCTCAGGCTCAACCTCGACTCGCTTTCGGTCAAGTCGTTCAGCACCATCACGGACCCCACGAGCACCACCACCGGTCCGGATCGTCCCGGGGGCACCTGCGTCTGCTTTGCGCCTCCGTGCGTGTGTTCGGCCGGGCCGGACTGCACGGCTGCCTCGAACTGAAGCCGTCTCCAGACGACGGAAAACGGCCGCGAACCCCCGGGTTTCGCGGCCGTTTTCCTTGCGTGGATGACGTCCGGTGGAATGCGGCAATGGGATGTCGGGAAACGGGTCCGCAAGCTGGCGGATTCGGTTATTTGAGGCTGGAGGGGAGATGATTATCATGCGGGCGACCGATTTTCTGTCCCCGCACCCCGCTTCCGGTGAACCTGATCCGCCTTCCGCTCGTGGCCGCGTCGCTCGCCTTTCTGGGCGGGCTTCTGGCCGGCCTGCGGCTCGAATGGATGACCGGCGGCATCGCCCTCGTGGCGGTGCCGCTGCTCGGCGCGCCCTGGCTCTACCCGCGCATCACCGGCGGGCCGGCCCCGCGCTGGATGCCGCGCGCGGTGCTGTGGGCGGCCGTGGCGATGGCGGGGGCGGGGCACGGGGCCCTCGCCCGGGCAGACGCGGTGGCGGACTGCCGCGCACACCTGCGCGACGGCGACCCGCTGGTCGTCACCGGCGTGCTGGCGGCGAACTGGACCCCGCCCCCGGACGACGACGGCAAGCGGCCGCTGCTGCCCACGCAGGTGCGCGAGATCGCGTCCCGCACGGGCGTGATCCCCGGCTGCACCGGCGGAGTGCGGGTGCGCATGCCGCGCGGCGCGGCGCCCGCCCTCGCCGGGACGGAGGTGGTGGTGCGCGGCGAATGGCGCACCCTGCCGCGCCCCGTGCTGGGCAGCGCATGGCCGCGGGACGGCGCATTCGCGGGATACGTGTCGGTGGACAGCGTGCAGACCGCTCCGCCGCGATGGTCCGCGCACCCGCTGCTGGCGGCTCGCGGCGCGTCGCAGCGCCGGGTGCACCGGCTGATGGGACGCCACGGTCCCCTGGCGGACGCGCTGCTGCTGAACCGGCGCGAGACGCTGGACCGCGACCTGAGCAACCGCTTCGCCCAGACGGGGCTGGTGCACCTGCTGGCCATCAGCGGCACTCACGTGGCGCTGCTCGGCGCCGTGTTCGTGCTGCTGGGGCGCATCCTTCGCCTGAGCCGCGCGCGGATCGCGTGGCTCACGATCCTGCTGATGGCCGTGTACCTGGCGCTGATCGGCGCGCCGGGATCCGCGGTGCGCTCCGGCATCATGATGGGGCTGGTGCTCATCGGGGGTGTGCTGCAGCGTCCTTCCGCCACCCTTCCCATCGTGTCCGCCGCGGCGCTGGTCATCCTCGCCATCGATCCCATGCAGGCGCTGGATGTGGGGTTCCAGCTGTCATTTGCGGGAGTCCTGGGCATCATTCTGTTCCGCGCGCCGATGATCGCGGCGGTTCCGTCCGCGTGGCGCAGGCATCCGGCCGCGCGGTGGCTGGCGGAGTCCGTCGCCGTCAGCATCGCCGCGTTTGCCTGCACCGCTCCAGTGGTAGCTCACGCGTTCGGGCAGGTGGCGCCGGTATCCATTCTCGCCAACCTGCCCGCCATTCCGCTCACCAGCCTGGCGCTCATCGGCGTGGGTGCGGCGGCGCTGCTGGACCCGCTGGCTCCGCCGCTCGCCCGGCTGGTGGCGGACGGGGCGGGGCTCGCGCTGGACCTGCTGAACCTGGTGGTCGACCTGGCGCTGCGCGTTCCCTGGGGGCACGCGGCGGTCACGCGCCCGCGCTGGTGGCTGTGGGCGCTGGCCGCGATCGCCTTTCTGCTGGTGATGGATGCCACGCTGCGGATGCGCGCGCGCGTGCGCTGGTCCGCGGCGCTGATGGCCGCGGCCGCCACGCTGCTCCTGCTTCCTTTCTCCGGCGCGGCCTCCGGCGGAGGGATGGAGATCGCGTTCCTGGACGTGGGGCAGGGCGACGCGATCGCGATCCGTACCCCGGGGAACCGGTGGGTGCTGGTGGACGCGGGCGAGCGCGATGGCGAGTGGGACGCCGGCGAGCGGCGCGTGCTGCCGTTTCTGCGCGCCCGCGGCGTCACGCGGCTCGAAGCGATGGTACTCACCCATCCCCACGCGGACCACATTGGCGGCGCCGCAGCGGTGATGCGCGCCATGCCCGTGGCGCGCCTCCTGGAGCCGGGGATGCCGTACGGCTCGCCGATGTATCTGGAAACATTGCAGACGGCGGTGGAGCACCGGGTGGAGTGGCTGGCCGCCCGGCGCGACCGCGTGCTGTCGGTGGATGGGGTGACGTTCACGGTGCTCTGGCCCACGGAAGCCAGCCTGCACGCGCCGGAGGACGTGAACGACATCAGCGCGGTGATCCTGCTGCGCTACGGCGAGTTCTCCGCCCTCCTGACGGGTGACGCGCCGAGCGGGGTGGAGGAGCAGCTGGTGGCGCGCCACGGGGCGGCGCTGCGCGTGGACGTGCTCAAGGCCGGCCACCACGGCAGCCGGACGGCGTCGTCCGACGCGCTGCTGCAGGCCGCGCGGCCGGAACTGGCGGTCATCAGCTGCGGGGTGCGCAACAAGTACCGGCATCCGCACGCGCAGGCGCTGCAGCGGCTTCAGATGCACCATGTGCCGGTGGCGCGCACGGACCGCGACGGCACGGTGCTGGTGGAGGTGGAGCCCGGCGGGGAGCACTGGTCGCGCGGAGATCCGTAGCGCGGAGGACGGCGTGATGCGGCGGCGTTGGATCCGCGCGAACCGCCGGACAGGCTGGCGGTCGTCATGGGGCGGAGACAAAATCCACCAGGAGATCGGCGGATCGAGGTGTGAATCCGGAAACGGGTCCGGTCCCCGCGGAGCGGATCAGGTGCAGCGCGGGAGCGGCGTCACCTTTTTGAACCGGGTCTGCGGCCGGGCCGGACCGGAGTTTGCTGCACTGCGGGCATGAAACGCCCGTTTGCACCCATCCTGTGGACGTTCTTGACGGTACGCGCCAAAATACCGACATTAGCCGGAGCGCGGTTCGTCCCGGAAAGGACATTGCGATGAGGCTGTGGTCCCGCGCGCTGGACCGCGTACTGGGCCCGCCTGTGCCTCCGGACGAGCTTCCCTGCGCCGTTCCCCCCGGGGTGACGGTGCGGCGCGGGCACCTGGTGCCCCGCGTGGGCGGGTGGTTCATGGGCGGAAGCCGGCGCGCGGCCGGCGCGGTCACCTTCGGGCGCACCATTCTGGCCAATCCGGATACGCCGCTGACCGACGACCTGATCGTGCACGAACTGGTGCACGTGGAGCAGTGGAAGGACCCGCTGTTCGCGCTCAAGTACTGCGCGCAGTGGATGCGTCACGGGTACCGGCAGAACCCGTACGAAGTCGAAGCCTACGAACGGCAGGCCCGGTTTGCCGCCCGCCGCGGACCCCTACCCCCGAGGAACCCGTGACCACCAAGTCGGTCATCACCATCGAGCGGCACATCATCGAGGCCGAGCGGCAGTATCCCGAAGCCACGGGCGCCTTTTCCAACATTCTGTCCGACGTGGCCTTTGCCGCCAAGATGATTGCCAAGGAGGTGCGCCGCGCCGGGCTGGCCGACATCCTGGGGTACACGGGCGAAGTGAACGTGCAGGGCGAAGACGTAAAGAAGCTGGACGAGTACGCGCACGAAGTGATCTTCAAGGCGCTGGACCACACGGGGCACCTGTGCGGAATGGCCTCGGAAGAGGTGGAGGACTTCATCCCCATCCCCGACCGCTTTCCCACGGGCAAGTACTGCGTGCTCTTCGATCCGCTGGACGGCTCGTCCAACATCGAGGCCAATGTCAGCGTGGGCACCATCTTCAGCGTGCACCGCAAGATCAGCGACCACGAGCGCGGCTGCGCCGAAGACTGCCTGCAGCCCGGCTACAAGCAGATCGCCGCCGGGTACGTGGTGTACGGATCGTCCACCATGCTCGTGTACACCACGGGCAACGGCGTGCACGGCTTTACGCTGGAGCCGTCCATCGGCGAGTTCCTGCTGAGCCACCCCGACATCCGCATCCCCTCGCCCGGGCAGCGGATCTTCAGCGCCAACGAGGGCAACTACCGCAACTGGTCGGCGGGGCAGCGGGCGCTGGTCGATCACCTGAAGGGCGTGGACGGGACCAATCCCAAGCCGTTCAGCGCGCGCTACATCGGGTCGCTGGTGGCCGACTTCCACCGCAACCTGCTGTACGGCGGCTTCTTCATGTACCCGGCGGACAGCAAGAGCCCCAACGGCAAGCTGCGCCTGCTGTACGAGGCCGCGCCGCTCGCCATGATCGCCGAGCAGGCGGGCGGGCGCGCGTCCACCGGCTTCACGCGCATCAACGAGATCGAGCCCACCTCGCTGCACCAGCGCACGCCGCTGTACATCGGCAGCGCGGAGTACGTGGAGCTTGCCGAGCAGTTCCTGGCGCAGGACGCGCAGCACGCCGCCGATCCGGCCGATGCGCTGGTGGCGGTGGGCGCGGGCGCCTGATCGCCATCGCCTGACGGATGGAGAGAGCCCCCGCTGCTTCGGCCGCGGGGGCTCTCGTGCTTCGCGGTCTCCACCAAGTGCTTTCACGCGGAGGACGCGGGGGTGGCGGAGGAACGCGGGGGCCACGGTGCGGGCCGGCATTCGTCCGTGCGGAAGGAGAGGGATGGAGGGCGGGTCGGCTGGCGAGGGTTCCGGGGTTGGTCTATACTGTCGGCATGGCACCGTCTTCTCCGGAACAGGTTCCGCTTCCCCCGTCCGCGCGGCCGGGCGGGCCGTCCATGCTGGACCTGGTCCGCCTCAGCCGCGACGTGGTGTTTCCCCCCGGCGGCGAGGACCTCTACCGCCAGATCGGCCGTCTGACCGAACTGACGGCGGATACCGAGGTCCTGGACGTGGCGTGCGGGCGCGGCACCACGGGGCTGTTTCTGGCCGAGTCGTTCGGCGTCAGCGGCGTGGGCGTGGACCATGATCCCGTCCTGGTGCAGCAGGCCGAGCGGCGCGGGCGAGAAAGCAGGGCCGCCGGGCGCTTCACCTTTGAGACGGCGTCGCTGGACGACTTGCCGTTCAAGGACGCCAGCTTCGACGTCGTGATCGGCGAGATCGGACTGGCGGCGCTGGCCGATCCCGCGCGCGCGGTGGCGGAACTGGCGCGGGTCACGCGGCCGTACGGGTGCGTGGTGCTGGTGCAGCTGATCTGGACGGGCAACGTGGACCCCAACCGCCGCGAGATCCTGGTGCGCCACCTGGGCGCCCGCCCCATGATCCTGGTGGAGTGGAAGCAGCTGCTTCGCGACGCCGGAGTGGTGGAGCTGGTGGTGGAGGACTGGTCCGATTCGCCCTCGCCCTTCCGCCCGTCGGGGGCGGGACCGTTTCCCGACTTTTCGGAAATTTTCACATTGCGGGAAAGGCTGGCGATTCTGCGCCGCGCGTACCGCCGCTGGGGGTGGGGCGGGGTAAAGGGCGCCGTGATCCGCGAACGCGAGGTTCACCGCCTGCTGACCCGCGAGCGCGTGCTGGGACTTTCGATGATCAAGGGAACCCGCTGGCCCACGGACCGCACCGCGCCGTAGCCGCCCGCCTTCCCCCAACCGCACCGGATGATGGCCGTCGTGGAAGAAACCGTCGCGCTGAGCCGCGACACCGTGGAACGAATTCGCGAGCACCTGCGCGGCACCCGCGTGGATGGCTGGCTGCTGTACAACTTCAAGGGCAACAACCCCATCGCCTCGGACCTGCTGGGTCTGCCCGCGATGACGCGCCGCTACTTCGTCTGGATTCCGGCGCAGGGCGAGCCGGTGGCGCTCACGCACCGCATTGAGCAGCAGCCGTGGACGGGGTGGATCGGGGAAAACTGGCCATACTCCTCGTGGCGCGAACTGGACAGCCGGCTGGCGCAGCTGCTGGGCGGCAACCCGCGCGTGGCCATGGAGTACGCCGCCAGCGACGCGGTGCCGTACGTGGACCGCGTTCCCGCCGGCGTCATTGAACTGGTGCGCGCGACCGGCGCGAAGATCGTGACCTCCGCGGACCTGGTGAGCGCGTTCTACGCCCGCTGGTCCGACGAGGGGCTCGCCAGCCACCGGCGCGCCGCGCGCGACGTGTACGAGACGGCTCACGGCGCGTTCCGCCACGTGGCGCAGGCGCTGCGGGCCGGGCGCACGCTGACGGAGTGGGACGTGCGCGTGTGGATCGGCGAGGAGTTCGAGCGGCGCGGCATCACCGTGGGCGGTGACGCGATCGTGGCGGTAAACGGCAACGCGGCCAATCCGCACTACGGCCCCTCGGCGGAAAAGCATTCCGAGATCCGCCCGGGCGACCTGGTGCTGATCGACCTGTGGGGCAAGGAGAACGACGCGTCGGTCTACGCGGACCAGACGTGGATGGGGTACGCCGGCGAGCAGGTGCCGGAGCGCATCGCCGACATCTTTGCCGCGGTGCGTGACGCGCGGCTGGCGGCAATCGATCTGGTGCGGCGCCGGTGGAGAGCGGGCGAGGACGTGGCCGGCTACGAGGCGGACGACGCATCGCGCGCCGTCATCACGGACCGCGGCTGGGGAGATGCCTTCATCCACCGGACGGGGCATTCCATCGACCGCGACCTGCACGGCTCCGGGCCCAACATCGACAACCTGGAAACGCGCGACACGCGCACGCTGATCCAGGGCGTGGGCTTTTCCATCGAACCGGGGATC
This genomic interval from Longimicrobium terrae contains the following:
- the fbp gene encoding class 1 fructose-bisphosphatase yields the protein MTTKSVITIERHIIEAERQYPEATGAFSNILSDVAFAAKMIAKEVRRAGLADILGYTGEVNVQGEDVKKLDEYAHEVIFKALDHTGHLCGMASEEVEDFIPIPDRFPTGKYCVLFDPLDGSSNIEANVSVGTIFSVHRKISDHERGCAEDCLQPGYKQIAAGYVVYGSSTMLVYTTGNGVHGFTLEPSIGEFLLSHPDIRIPSPGQRIFSANEGNYRNWSAGQRALVDHLKGVDGTNPKPFSARYIGSLVADFHRNLLYGGFFMYPADSKSPNGKLRLLYEAAPLAMIAEQAGGRASTGFTRINEIEPTSLHQRTPLYIGSAEYVELAEQFLAQDAQHAADPADALVAVGAGA
- a CDS encoding class I SAM-dependent methyltransferase encodes the protein MAPSSPEQVPLPPSARPGGPSMLDLVRLSRDVVFPPGGEDLYRQIGRLTELTADTEVLDVACGRGTTGLFLAESFGVSGVGVDHDPVLVQQAERRGRESRAAGRFTFETASLDDLPFKDASFDVVIGEIGLAALADPARAVAELARVTRPYGCVVLVQLIWTGNVDPNRREILVRHLGARPMILVEWKQLLRDAGVVELVVEDWSDSPSPFRPSGAGPFPDFSEIFTLRERLAILRRAYRRWGWGGVKGAVIREREVHRLLTRERVLGLSMIKGTRWPTDRTAP
- a CDS encoding DNA internalization-related competence protein ComEC/Rec2, whose amino-acid sequence is MNLIRLPLVAASLAFLGGLLAGLRLEWMTGGIALVAVPLLGAPWLYPRITGGPAPRWMPRAVLWAAVAMAGAGHGALARADAVADCRAHLRDGDPLVVTGVLAANWTPPPDDDGKRPLLPTQVREIASRTGVIPGCTGGVRVRMPRGAAPALAGTEVVVRGEWRTLPRPVLGSAWPRDGAFAGYVSVDSVQTAPPRWSAHPLLAARGASQRRVHRLMGRHGPLADALLLNRRETLDRDLSNRFAQTGLVHLLAISGTHVALLGAVFVLLGRILRLSRARIAWLTILLMAVYLALIGAPGSAVRSGIMMGLVLIGGVLQRPSATLPIVSAAALVILAIDPMQALDVGFQLSFAGVLGIILFRAPMIAAVPSAWRRHPAARWLAESVAVSIAAFACTAPVVAHAFGQVAPVSILANLPAIPLTSLALIGVGAAALLDPLAPPLARLVADGAGLALDLLNLVVDLALRVPWGHAAVTRPRWWLWALAAIAFLLVMDATLRMRARVRWSAALMAAAATLLLLPFSGAASGGGMEIAFLDVGQGDAIAIRTPGNRWVLVDAGERDGEWDAGERRVLPFLRARGVTRLEAMVLTHPHADHIGGAAAVMRAMPVARLLEPGMPYGSPMYLETLQTAVEHRVEWLAARRDRVLSVDGVTFTVLWPTEASLHAPEDVNDISAVILLRYGEFSALLTGDAPSGVEEQLVARHGAALRVDVLKAGHHGSRTASSDALLQAARPELAVISCGVRNKYRHPHAQALQRLQMHHVPVARTDRDGTVLVEVEPGGEHWSRGDP
- a CDS encoding M24 family metallopeptidase, which gives rise to MMAVVEETVALSRDTVERIREHLRGTRVDGWLLYNFKGNNPIASDLLGLPAMTRRYFVWIPAQGEPVALTHRIEQQPWTGWIGENWPYSSWRELDSRLAQLLGGNPRVAMEYAASDAVPYVDRVPAGVIELVRATGAKIVTSADLVSAFYARWSDEGLASHRRAARDVYETAHGAFRHVAQALRAGRTLTEWDVRVWIGEEFERRGITVGGDAIVAVNGNAANPHYGPSAEKHSEIRPGDLVLIDLWGKENDASVYADQTWMGYAGEQVPERIADIFAAVRDARLAAIDLVRRRWRAGEDVAGYEADDASRAVITDRGWGDAFIHRTGHSIDRDLHGSGPNIDNLETRDTRTLIQGVGFSIEPGIYLPGDLGFRSEVNVYMGADGPEVTTPEPQTEVYALLSDPRFA